From Aspergillus luchuensis IFO 4308 DNA, chromosome 2, nearly complete sequence:
TTAAAGTACGGACGACAACATATTACTGGCAGGCAGAGGATCTTGTGGGAGGGTCAAAACGTTTCTAGCCAGGTTTCACAAAATGTCCGACAAGATTAGTTTATTACCATTGGAGCTCATCCTTCACATACTCTCCTACCTTCCCTTCGAGTCCTTGCTTGCCTTCGGCGAAACATCTCGCGCCAACTATGAGTCCCATACTCTCTGCCTTGAATGTCTACGACTAGGAGTTTTCGAAAAGCGCATTCACTCTGTGATATCCTTACTCCAGGCTGGCTGGACCACGCCGGATCAAATGGCACAGATTTCCGGTCACAACAAACAAGCGAATGACTACACAatatccatcatccaaccTGCCATGAGCCGCCTGGCGAGCGACTTGGACAGCAAGCCTCTACTGAAAATGAAGAGCTTGAAAAGACGGTGCCCTGCACTACTTGAGAAATCCCGAACATTGGAGCAGATGATTAGGGAGCAGAACAGGGTTTTTGCCCAAGTGGTGAATCGGTATGGCCGAGGACTTAGGAAACTGGAGTTTATGGCGTATGATCTTGACAGCGAGGGTGCCATGGCTCTAGCCTCCAAATGCCAAAACATATTGCATCATCTAGCATTACGCTTTGAGCATCCACACATTCGGGACGGCCCCATCAGACCCAGCACTTGGCTGAATCCTGCCCCGGGAAGTACGGCATGGAATATGTTCCTCGGTATAGGACGGTATCCCCAATATGGTCTTTGCGGGCTACAGACGT
This genomic window contains:
- a CDS encoding F-box protein (COG:S;~EggNog:ENOG410Q1TR;~InterPro:IPR001810,IPR036047,IPR032675;~PFAM:PF00646;~go_function: GO:0005515 - protein binding [Evidence IEA]); its protein translation is MSDKISLLPLELILHILSYLPFESLLAFGETSRANYESHTLCLECLRLGVFEKRIHSVISLLQAGWTTPDQMAQISGHNKQANDYTISIIQPAMSRLASDLDSKPLLKMKSLKRRCPALLEKSRTLEQMIREQNRVFAQVVNRYGRGLRKLEFMAYDLDSEGAMALASKCQNILHHLALRFEHPHIRDGPIRPSTWLNPAPGSTAWNMFLGIGRYPQYGLCGLQTLILERAGITPWQLTMLVKKNPKLSVLKLRTCRGAQPEFLNWLGGVSYEPEERDMDDNSLAPGRKLKVLWLENCHQVLAHPIEDYEHLPNEFCDFGLEWVRGLTSLRSLSFSESMNIPPEYIDRANSVLWKIPEVILPYSGQGDKAPIEVDPGLL